One Paraburkholderia sp. PREW-6R genomic region harbors:
- a CDS encoding amidase family protein, with protein sequence MDDTLASLSAVDARRLIATREISPVELLEASIARIEAINPSVNAMAATCFERARIEARHAEHMLARGETPGLLHGLPVGVKDLEETAGVLTTYGSAMYRDHVPEADNAMVARIRAAGAIVTAKTNTPEMGAGANTRNVVWGATGNPFAPMLNAGGSSGGSAVALATGMLPLCTGSDTGGSLRIPAAYCGVVGFRPSPGLVPGDRKDLGWAPITVSGPMARTVADTRLLLAAQAGFDARDPLSYEVDANTFTKHRPIDPGTLRIGVTEDFGTCALDDATRATFRARMAAVARHVAVCEPVDIDMQDSDRCFDVIRAQSFVAQFREAYERDPSLLGPNTRANYEMGVKMTLADVVGAHVTQTRLYRRFQAHLQRYDVIVSPTTSITPFPWSQWHLEAINGRPLDTYYRWLGLTYVISMMTNPSLSLPCGTDHAGMPFGLQLVGALRGDARLLDIAEALETAFARDVSLARPTPDLSALRAPVPALKSIVTHPPVVVV encoded by the coding sequence ATGGATGACACGCTTGCTTCTCTGTCTGCCGTCGATGCACGCAGGCTCATCGCCACACGCGAAATCTCGCCGGTGGAACTGCTCGAAGCGAGCATTGCTCGCATCGAAGCCATCAACCCTTCAGTCAACGCAATGGCCGCGACATGTTTCGAGCGCGCGCGCATCGAAGCGCGGCATGCGGAACATATGCTTGCGCGCGGTGAAACCCCGGGCTTGCTGCATGGTCTGCCTGTCGGCGTGAAGGATCTCGAAGAGACCGCGGGCGTGCTCACGACGTACGGCTCGGCCATGTATCGGGACCACGTTCCGGAGGCCGACAACGCGATGGTCGCGCGCATTCGCGCGGCAGGCGCCATTGTCACGGCGAAAACGAACACGCCGGAAATGGGCGCGGGCGCGAACACGCGCAACGTGGTGTGGGGCGCGACCGGCAATCCCTTCGCGCCGATGCTCAACGCGGGAGGATCGTCGGGCGGATCGGCCGTAGCGCTTGCCACCGGCATGTTGCCGCTGTGCACAGGTTCGGACACCGGCGGCTCGTTGCGCATCCCGGCGGCGTATTGCGGTGTGGTGGGCTTTCGGCCATCGCCGGGACTCGTGCCTGGTGATCGCAAGGACCTGGGCTGGGCGCCCATTACCGTCAGTGGACCGATGGCGCGTACTGTTGCCGACACGCGCCTGCTGCTCGCCGCGCAAGCCGGCTTCGATGCGCGCGATCCGCTCTCCTACGAAGTCGATGCCAATACCTTCACGAAGCATCGGCCGATTGATCCCGGCACATTGCGCATCGGCGTCACGGAGGACTTCGGCACCTGCGCGCTCGACGACGCCACGCGGGCCACCTTTCGCGCCAGGATGGCAGCCGTCGCCCGGCATGTTGCCGTGTGCGAGCCGGTCGATATCGACATGCAGGACAGCGACCGCTGCTTCGACGTGATCCGTGCGCAGAGCTTCGTCGCGCAGTTCCGCGAAGCCTACGAGCGCGATCCGTCGTTGCTCGGTCCAAACACACGCGCGAACTACGAAATGGGCGTGAAGATGACGCTCGCTGATGTTGTCGGCGCGCACGTTACGCAGACCCGTTTGTATCGCCGCTTTCAGGCGCATCTGCAACGATATGACGTGATCGTTTCGCCGACCACGTCCATTACGCCGTTTCCGTGGTCGCAATGGCATCTGGAAGCAATCAACGGCCGCCCGCTCGATACATACTATCGCTGGCTCGGCTTGACCTACGTCATCTCGATGATGACCAATCCTTCGCTCTCGCTGCCTTGCGGAACCGATCATGCCGGCATGCCCTTCGGTCTGCAACTGGTCGGTGCGCTGCGTGGCGACGCGCGCTTGCTCGATATCGCCGAAGCACTCGAAACCGCGTTTGCCCGCGACGTGTCGCTTGCGCGTCCGACGCCTGACTTGAGCGCATTGCGCGCGCCCGTACCGGCATTGAAGTCGATTGTCACGCATCCGCCTGTTGTCGTCGTCTGA
- a CDS encoding alpha-hydroxy acid oxidase — MVFDYIDGAAGEELTARRNRAAFQHVLLKPEVLVDVSTRSSRTRLFGQDVAMPLVIGPTGLNGAAWGHGDLCIARVAARANIPFVMSTAATVGMREMDAAAGRLRWFQLYMLKDRGLATEFLKQIASYRFDVLQLTVDTAVGGRRNRDIRNGFTLPFRWTMANLVDAARHARWALQMARHGVPTLKVFADLLGGAAQGSTISDVMQQQISASFSWSDIQWLREQWDGKLVLKGLTTPTHARLAREVGADGAVVSNHGGRQLDGAGSTIEMLPAFRESAHDMTVLIDSGFRTGVDIAKAIALGADGVQLGRATLYGLAAKGEPGVARALEILGHEFDLAIALCGARTVEEMRGRYTISESRHLSEL, encoded by the coding sequence ATGGTTTTCGATTACATCGACGGCGCCGCCGGCGAGGAGCTGACCGCACGACGCAACCGTGCCGCCTTTCAGCATGTGCTGCTCAAACCGGAGGTGCTCGTCGACGTCTCCACTCGCTCGAGCAGAACGCGGCTGTTTGGACAGGATGTTGCGATGCCGCTGGTGATTGGTCCCACCGGCCTGAACGGTGCGGCCTGGGGGCACGGAGATCTGTGTATTGCGAGGGTCGCTGCACGCGCCAACATTCCTTTCGTCATGAGTACCGCCGCGACGGTTGGGATGCGGGAAATGGACGCAGCCGCGGGTCGGTTGCGCTGGTTTCAACTTTACATGCTCAAAGACAGAGGGCTTGCAACAGAGTTTCTGAAGCAGATCGCCAGTTACCGTTTCGATGTCCTGCAATTGACGGTCGATACCGCGGTCGGTGGACGTCGCAACCGTGACATCAGAAACGGCTTCACGCTGCCTTTTCGCTGGACGATGGCCAATCTTGTCGATGCGGCGCGCCACGCGCGCTGGGCGTTACAGATGGCAAGGCACGGCGTTCCCACGCTCAAGGTATTCGCGGACCTGTTAGGCGGTGCAGCGCAGGGATCGACCATTTCGGACGTCATGCAGCAGCAGATCAGCGCGTCGTTCTCGTGGAGCGACATTCAGTGGCTGAGGGAACAGTGGGACGGAAAGCTGGTGCTCAAGGGACTCACCACTCCGACGCATGCGCGTCTCGCGCGCGAGGTCGGGGCTGACGGCGCTGTCGTGTCGAATCACGGCGGCCGTCAACTGGACGGCGCAGGTTCGACGATCGAAATGCTGCCCGCATTCAGGGAATCCGCTCATGACATGACGGTCCTTATCGACAGCGGCTTTCGTACCGGCGTCGATATCGCCAAGGCGATCGCGCTCGGTGCAGACGGCGTTCAGCTCGGTCGCGCCACGTTATATGGACTTGCGGCAAAAGGCGAGCCGGGCGTGGCGCGTGCACTTGAAATACTCGGACACGAGTTCGACCTGGCCATCGCGTTGTGCGGAGCAAGAACGGTGGAAGAAATGCGTGGACGATATACGATCTCCGAATCACGGCATCTATCTGAACTGTAA
- a CDS encoding GntR family transcriptional regulator, which yields MSQPFRTIAQYVLGTLRAEILQGVYPPNTRLRQEEVAKRLNVSTTPVREAFRDLRAEGLVAIDPNKGVITRELTAADVTEIYELRMVLEPMLAERACANASEASLAAAEAVHETMCATTSSETWAILNEAFHQHLMASEAGTRLFNLVEGLSLVARPYVSLSMYVKGDIMDSNNREHAALLDGYRARDGRAVHEQTRAHLENTRNAIAACVEQSFARAAA from the coding sequence GTGAGCCAGCCATTTCGCACCATCGCGCAATATGTTCTCGGCACCTTGCGCGCGGAAATTCTGCAGGGTGTGTACCCGCCGAACACGCGGCTTCGCCAGGAGGAAGTGGCCAAGCGGCTCAACGTCAGCACGACGCCCGTGCGCGAGGCGTTTCGCGATCTGCGCGCCGAGGGGCTCGTCGCTATCGATCCAAACAAGGGTGTCATCACGCGTGAGCTCACTGCCGCCGATGTCACCGAGATCTACGAACTGCGCATGGTGCTCGAACCGATGCTCGCCGAACGCGCTTGCGCCAACGCCAGCGAAGCCAGCCTTGCGGCCGCCGAAGCCGTGCACGAGACGATGTGCGCAACGACCTCGTCCGAGACCTGGGCCATTCTCAACGAAGCGTTTCATCAGCATCTGATGGCGAGCGAAGCGGGCACGCGCCTGTTCAACCTCGTCGAGGGGCTGTCGCTCGTCGCGCGGCCTTATGTGTCGCTGTCGATGTACGTGAAGGGCGATATCATGGACAGCAATAACCGCGAGCACGCGGCGTTGCTGGATGGCTACCGCGCGCGCGATGGCCGTGCCGTGCACGAACAGACGCGCGCGCACCTCGAAAACACGCGCAACGCCATTGCCGCGTGCGTCGAACAATCTTTCGCCAGGGCGGCGGCCTGA
- a CDS encoding ABC transporter substrate-binding protein, which produces MKTNVLLTGVVAACMAVFGWQGAHAQASQPVVVYQAFQSIQYLPLYVAIDKGIFTKNGLTVQKITAGSGAAGVAAVIGGHADFSLQDPMTAMLANLKGASLINVANVVAGVPVWVIAPQDSPVKSLKDLNGKSVATALPPSTSTYLLQRLISDEKLADVKMNTVQIGTELAPVTAGRSEAAALYMPQAETGISQGYRIVYAFPKAYPGGYAFSTIDTLTSTIKNKPKMVEAFVKSIGEAEALIQQSHDTAKAVARTEFPSLDPKIVDSAVQRLIDQNIYAPTPEISEQAFRNALALQESIGNIKPGAITYTSGVDNSFAAAAVKAR; this is translated from the coding sequence ATGAAGACAAACGTTCTGCTCACGGGTGTCGTGGCCGCCTGCATGGCCGTATTCGGATGGCAAGGCGCGCATGCGCAAGCGTCGCAACCGGTCGTCGTGTATCAGGCGTTCCAGTCGATTCAATACTTGCCGCTCTATGTCGCGATCGACAAGGGCATCTTCACGAAGAACGGCCTCACCGTGCAGAAGATCACGGCGGGCAGCGGCGCGGCGGGCGTGGCGGCGGTTATCGGCGGCCACGCGGATTTCTCGCTGCAGGACCCGATGACCGCCATGCTCGCGAACCTCAAGGGCGCGTCGCTCATCAATGTGGCGAACGTGGTGGCGGGCGTGCCGGTCTGGGTGATCGCGCCGCAGGACTCGCCGGTCAAGAGCCTGAAGGACTTGAATGGCAAGAGCGTCGCGACAGCGTTGCCGCCCTCTACGAGCACCTATCTTCTGCAGCGCCTCATTAGCGACGAGAAGCTCGCCGACGTGAAGATGAACACGGTGCAGATCGGCACCGAACTCGCGCCTGTCACGGCGGGGCGTTCCGAGGCGGCGGCGCTCTACATGCCGCAGGCGGAAACCGGAATCTCGCAAGGCTATCGCATCGTGTATGCGTTTCCGAAGGCTTATCCGGGCGGCTATGCGTTCTCGACGATCGACACGCTCACGTCCACCATCAAGAACAAGCCGAAGATGGTCGAGGCTTTCGTGAAGTCGATCGGCGAAGCTGAAGCGCTCATCCAGCAATCGCACGATACGGCCAAGGCCGTGGCGCGTACGGAGTTTCCGTCGCTCGATCCGAAGATCGTGGACTCGGCGGTCCAGCGTCTGATCGATCAGAACATCTATGCGCCCACGCCTGAAATCTCGGAGCAGGCGTTCAGGAACGCGCTCGCGCTGCAGGAGTCGATCGGCAACATCAAGCCTGGTGCGATCACCTATACGAGCGGCGTCGACAACTCGTTTGCGGCAGCTGCGGTGAAGGCCAGGTAA
- a CDS encoding amidase, translating to MTDQPRSLLATVFANRHDEAAVRHTLQEAQARADMLDPWLRAFVHRPDVYSVRDAVAGPLAGVPIGVKDLADTCDMPTCYGSAIYSGHRPAHDARIVASIRALGGIVFGKTATTEFAWRGPAATVNPWNRAHTPGGSSSGSAAAVAAGIVPLAIGTQTVGSVIRPAAYCGVVGYKPTYRKIATKGVHPLAASLDHIGFFARSVEDIAVAHALFVDAAPDTLSDEGSWRAYFAGGDAAPRLGVVRTPFWDPLIAPHQRASFDASLQLLREGGANIVELDYGADLQQMREATLTILAVEAYRAIGDAAARKPELISEHMRALLAEGAAMSPERYQEALLLQAELRVRSQPLLEGCDALVTLPSGGAAPEGLGDTGDARFCAPWSLMGAPAVTVPSGWNDAGLPLGLQFVGGYSDDLKLLRIAASVEGMLGFKRRALPD from the coding sequence ATGACCGATCAGCCTCGTTCCTTGCTCGCGACTGTGTTTGCCAATCGTCACGATGAAGCGGCGGTGCGCCACACCTTGCAGGAGGCGCAAGCGCGCGCCGACATGCTCGATCCGTGGCTGCGCGCCTTCGTACATCGTCCCGATGTCTACAGCGTGCGCGATGCGGTGGCGGGTCCGCTTGCGGGCGTGCCAATCGGCGTGAAGGATCTCGCCGATACGTGCGACATGCCCACCTGCTACGGTTCGGCAATCTACAGCGGCCATCGTCCGGCGCACGACGCGCGCATCGTCGCTTCGATCCGCGCGCTCGGGGGCATCGTCTTCGGCAAGACCGCGACGACGGAGTTTGCGTGGCGCGGCCCCGCCGCGACGGTCAATCCGTGGAACCGTGCGCATACGCCGGGCGGTTCGTCGAGCGGCTCGGCGGCTGCAGTCGCAGCGGGTATCGTACCGCTCGCCATCGGTACGCAGACGGTCGGCTCGGTGATTCGTCCTGCCGCTTATTGCGGCGTAGTCGGGTACAAACCGACGTATCGCAAGATCGCGACCAAAGGCGTGCATCCGCTCGCGGCGTCACTCGATCACATCGGCTTCTTCGCGCGTTCTGTGGAAGATATCGCGGTTGCGCATGCGCTTTTTGTCGATGCCGCGCCGGACACCCTCTCCGATGAAGGCTCCTGGCGCGCGTATTTCGCTGGCGGCGACGCTGCGCCCCGGCTCGGTGTCGTACGCACGCCGTTCTGGGACCCGCTGATAGCGCCGCATCAACGCGCGAGCTTCGACGCATCGCTGCAACTTCTGCGCGAAGGCGGCGCGAATATCGTCGAACTGGACTACGGCGCGGACCTGCAGCAGATGCGCGAAGCCACGCTGACCATTCTCGCGGTCGAAGCGTACCGGGCTATCGGCGATGCGGCGGCGCGCAAGCCGGAGCTCATCAGCGAACACATGCGCGCGCTGCTTGCCGAGGGCGCGGCCATGTCGCCCGAGCGCTATCAGGAAGCGCTGCTGTTGCAAGCCGAACTGCGCGTGCGCTCGCAGCCGTTGCTCGAAGGTTGCGACGCGCTCGTCACGCTGCCTTCGGGCGGCGCGGCGCCCGAAGGTCTGGGCGATACGGGCGACGCGCGTTTTTGCGCGCCGTGGAGCCTGATGGGCGCACCCGCCGTTACGGTGCCGTCGGGCTGGAACGATGCGGGCTTGCCGCTCGGCCTGCAATTCGTCGGCGGCTATAGCGACGATCTGAAGCTGCTGCGCATCGCCGCATCGGTCGAGGGCATGCTCGGGTTCAAGCGGCGCGCGCTACCCGACTGA
- a CDS encoding MFS transporter, translating to MPTFDSSQPLAAPADRPSINQWRLIILASLGGALEFYDFVVYGVFAQYIGRAFFSMLDSTMALVLSFAVFAIGYLSRPIGGLVLSWFGDRHGRRRVFIVSVMIVSLSTIGMGLVPTYASWGIAATLTMILLRLIQGFCLGGELPGSITYVVETVPRRAGFVCGIVFFCVNSGVLLAAAVNLAVHMLLPPPDVAAYGWRIAFVFGGLIGLLGFWLRRKLEETPEFARMKNMASKRPLTELLREHWRAVVFGVTAAVATAGYNGLLFAHMPAYLEKLLHYDARNVAIAQNLALGTASIGILLVGRLGDWIPRRHLMRVGALLLILLSMPFYNAVVAHRMNLMTLMFLAGLGAALINGTFACIIADMFPTRVRFSGIALSFNLGMTIFSGPAPLVATWLIRQTGNLASPGYLMITCAAITLAGTFGFASLSGNIGARTALPASHS from the coding sequence ATGCCTACCTTCGATTCCAGCCAGCCGCTTGCCGCGCCGGCCGACCGTCCGAGCATCAATCAATGGCGGCTCATCATTCTCGCCAGCCTTGGCGGCGCGCTCGAGTTTTACGATTTCGTCGTGTACGGCGTATTCGCGCAGTACATCGGCCGCGCTTTTTTCTCGATGCTCGACTCGACGATGGCGCTCGTTCTGTCGTTTGCGGTGTTCGCAATCGGCTACCTGTCGCGGCCGATCGGTGGCCTGGTGCTGAGCTGGTTCGGTGATCGCCATGGACGCCGCCGTGTGTTCATCGTCTCGGTGATGATCGTGTCGCTATCCACGATTGGAATGGGGCTCGTGCCAACCTATGCGAGCTGGGGCATCGCCGCGACGCTGACGATGATCCTGCTGCGCCTGATCCAGGGCTTCTGTCTGGGCGGCGAACTGCCGGGATCGATCACCTATGTGGTCGAAACCGTGCCGCGACGGGCCGGCTTCGTGTGCGGCATTGTTTTCTTTTGCGTGAATTCGGGCGTGCTGCTCGCCGCAGCGGTCAATCTCGCCGTGCACATGCTGCTGCCGCCGCCGGACGTCGCGGCTTATGGCTGGCGCATTGCGTTTGTCTTCGGCGGTTTGATCGGCCTGCTTGGCTTCTGGCTGCGCCGCAAACTGGAAGAAACGCCGGAATTTGCCAGAATGAAAAACATGGCGTCGAAGCGGCCGCTAACGGAGTTACTGCGTGAACACTGGCGCGCGGTGGTCTTCGGCGTCACGGCCGCCGTCGCGACGGCCGGCTACAACGGCTTGCTGTTCGCGCACATGCCAGCCTATCTGGAAAAACTGCTGCACTATGATGCGCGCAATGTGGCGATTGCCCAGAACCTCGCGCTTGGCACCGCGTCGATCGGTATCCTTCTGGTTGGACGCCTGGGAGACTGGATACCGCGTCGCCATCTGATGCGCGTGGGAGCGCTGCTGCTGATTCTGCTGAGCATGCCTTTCTATAACGCTGTGGTCGCGCACCGTATGAATCTGATGACGCTGATGTTCCTCGCAGGATTAGGGGCGGCTCTCATCAATGGTACGTTCGCCTGCATCATTGCAGACATGTTTCCGACGCGGGTTCGCTTCAGTGGTATCGCGCTTTCCTTCAACCTGGGCATGACCATTTTCAGCGGTCCCGCACCCTTGGTGGCCACCTGGCTTATCCGGCAGACCGGCAACCTCGCCTCTCCAGGTTATCTGATGATCACCTGCGCGGCGATCACGCTCGCCGGCACGTTCGGATTCGCGTCGCTCAGCGGAAATATCGGAGCACGCACCGCTCTTCCCGCTTCTCACTCATAA
- a CDS encoding Asp/Glu/hydantoin racemase, giving the protein MSRRIRLGILTPSSNTSLEPLTQALIAGLPEVSVHFARFSVTQIALSPDALGQFERERILDAARLLADARVDMIGWSGTSAGWLGFDQDEALCAAIGEATGIAASTSVLALNRALEAFGIRRLGLVSPYLADVQQKIVANYAALGIDASRESHLDLQENFAFALVDEATLDQQVADVASRGAQAVTTFCTNLYAAHRVAHWEAQHGVPVFDTVTTVVWDMLRRCGVDTRRLAGWGRLVQEI; this is encoded by the coding sequence ATGAGCCGACGCATCCGTCTGGGCATTCTGACGCCCTCATCCAATACCTCGCTCGAACCGCTGACACAGGCGCTGATCGCCGGGTTGCCTGAAGTCAGCGTTCATTTCGCGCGCTTCTCCGTCACGCAAATCGCGCTGAGTCCCGACGCGCTCGGCCAATTCGAGCGTGAACGCATTCTCGATGCAGCGCGTTTGCTCGCCGATGCCCGCGTCGACATGATCGGCTGGAGCGGCACGTCCGCCGGCTGGCTCGGTTTTGACCAGGACGAAGCGCTGTGCGCCGCGATCGGCGAAGCAACCGGCATTGCCGCCAGCACCTCCGTGCTCGCGCTCAACCGCGCGCTGGAGGCCTTCGGCATTCGCCGGCTCGGCCTTGTCTCGCCGTATCTCGCGGACGTGCAGCAGAAGATCGTCGCGAACTACGCCGCGCTCGGCATCGATGCAAGCCGCGAAAGCCATCTGGATCTGCAGGAAAACTTTGCCTTCGCGCTGGTCGACGAAGCGACGCTCGACCAGCAGGTGGCCGACGTGGCAAGCCGCGGCGCGCAAGCGGTGACCACCTTCTGTACCAATCTTTACGCCGCGCACCGCGTTGCCCATTGGGAAGCGCAACACGGCGTGCCGGTGTTCGACACCGTCACAACCGTCGTGTGGGACATGCTGCGCCGCTGCGGCGTCGATACACGCCGCCTCGCCGGGTGGGGCCGACTCGTTCAGGAAATTTGA
- a CDS encoding ABC transporter ATP-binding protein gives MNPTELPARKAFPTAHPAAPSSDASRLHVRQLSHAFQTAEGVSTTIFERLDFAVREGEIVSIVGRSGAGKSTLFNLVSGLLTPQAGHIAIGARTDGSPGRIAYMLQKDLMMPWRTVLQNALLGVELYRKVRPEDVTRARDMLARYGLASVADAYPHSLSGGMRQRVALTRTLLVEPTLVLLDEPFSALDYETRLALEDDIIALREQTGTSVVLVTHDIEEAIAMSDRVILLGGRPARVQDEIDITLSTHGPRTAVSAREAPEFRAYHARVWNGLRGGAVQPDSRTPQGAAHE, from the coding sequence ATGAACCCCACCGAATTGCCCGCGCGTAAGGCCTTTCCGACCGCTCATCCGGCAGCGCCGTCGTCCGACGCGAGCCGGCTGCACGTGCGCCAGCTGAGTCACGCGTTTCAGACTGCCGAAGGCGTGAGCACCACCATCTTCGAGCGCCTCGACTTCGCCGTGCGCGAAGGCGAAATCGTGTCGATCGTCGGGCGCAGCGGCGCGGGTAAGAGCACGCTCTTCAATCTGGTTTCGGGTCTTCTGACGCCGCAAGCCGGCCATATAGCGATAGGCGCGCGCACCGACGGTTCGCCCGGACGCATTGCCTATATGCTGCAAAAAGATCTGATGATGCCGTGGCGCACCGTGCTGCAAAACGCGCTGCTCGGCGTCGAGCTGTATCGCAAGGTGCGGCCCGAGGACGTGACGCGCGCTCGTGACATGCTTGCGCGCTACGGTCTTGCAAGCGTCGCCGACGCGTATCCGCATTCGCTTTCGGGCGGCATGCGCCAGCGTGTGGCGCTGACCCGCACACTGCTGGTCGAACCGACACTCGTATTGCTCGACGAACCGTTCTCCGCACTCGACTACGAGACGCGCCTCGCGCTCGAAGACGACATCATCGCGCTGCGCGAGCAGACCGGCACGAGCGTGGTGCTCGTCACGCACGACATCGAGGAAGCCATTGCCATGAGCGACCGCGTGATCCTGCTCGGCGGCCGCCCGGCGCGCGTGCAGGATGAGATCGACATCACGCTGAGCACGCATGGCCCGCGCACCGCCGTCTCCGCACGCGAAGCGCCCGAATTCCGCGCCTATCACGCGCGCGTCTGGAATGGACTGCGCGGCGGCGCCGTGCAACCCGACTCACGTACCCCGCAAGGAGCCGCACATGAGTGA
- a CDS encoding ABC transporter permease, producing the protein MSEAVLSTTVTPRKITRLVPGKLGTTGAVIGIVVLLVALWQFAVASGWINGKLLGSPAGIYDAAVFGLSQGTLASDTWVTLYETLAGLAAGSALGIGLGLLLWFLPAISGVAEGLSVILNSIPKIALGPLIVIWFGSDASSKIWLAGISTFAVAMISSCAAAREVDRDLLNLFRSFKARRTMIFMKLIVPSALPWIFSTLRVNIGFALIGAVVGEYIASQAGLGHAVFVAGSLFDLNTVWLGIIVLTLMASVLSWIVQFAEARIISWKRK; encoded by the coding sequence ATGAGTGAAGCCGTGCTGTCCACCACCGTCACGCCCAGAAAGATCACACGCCTCGTGCCAGGCAAGCTCGGCACGACTGGCGCCGTGATCGGCATCGTCGTGTTGCTGGTTGCGCTGTGGCAATTCGCCGTCGCGTCGGGCTGGATCAACGGCAAGCTGCTCGGCTCGCCTGCCGGCATCTACGATGCCGCCGTATTCGGCCTGTCGCAAGGCACGCTCGCGTCCGATACCTGGGTCACGCTGTACGAGACGCTCGCGGGTCTTGCCGCCGGCAGCGCGCTCGGCATCGGGCTCGGTCTGCTGCTGTGGTTTCTGCCCGCGATTTCCGGCGTTGCCGAAGGTCTGTCCGTCATTCTGAACAGCATTCCGAAGATCGCACTCGGGCCGCTGATCGTTATCTGGTTCGGCTCTGATGCGTCGTCGAAAATCTGGCTCGCGGGCATCTCCACCTTCGCCGTCGCGATGATCTCGTCCTGCGCCGCTGCGCGCGAAGTCGACCGCGATCTTCTCAATCTCTTCCGCTCGTTCAAGGCGCGTCGCACGATGATCTTCATGAAGCTCATCGTGCCGAGCGCGCTGCCGTGGATCTTCTCGACGCTGCGCGTCAACATTGGCTTCGCGCTGATCGGCGCAGTGGTCGGCGAGTACATTGCGTCGCAGGCGGGGCTTGGACACGCGGTGTTCGTCGCGGGCTCGCTCTTCGATCTCAATACCGTCTGGCTCGGCATTATCGTGCTGACGTTGATGGCATCGGTTCTTAGCTGGATCGTTCAATTCGCTGAAGCAAGGATCATTTCATGGAAGAGAAAATGA
- the hydA gene encoding dihydropyrimidinase, whose amino-acid sequence MQTFDTVIRNARVVTAADIFSSDIGIRDGRIVALGSHLEAGAREIDAAGRHVTPGGVDSHVHFDQPTGDGSIMADDFLSGTTSAACGGTTTVIPFACQQKGHSLREAIDDYHRRAGKKPVIDYAFHLIVTDPTPEILRDELPALIAEGYTSFKIYMTYDALKLSDREMLDTLSVARREGAMVMIHAENADCIAWLTERLLAAGHTAPRYHGTSRPMLVEREATHRAIAFAELVDVPILIVHVSGREAVEQIRWAQSQGLKVYGETCPQYLFLTADSLGCDDSFEGAKCICSPPPRDKANQQVIWDGLENGSFEVFSSDHAPFRYDGPGGKKAHGEAVSFDKIANGIPGVETRMALLWSEGVRTGRITPQSFVALTATNAAKLYGLYPRKGSIAIGADADLVIWDESRTFHVENRKLHHNVDYTPYEGMHLSAWPALTMSRGDVVWDGEKPCGDAGRGEFLPCARPDPARPRRRTTELPL is encoded by the coding sequence ATGCAAACCTTCGATACCGTCATTCGCAACGCCCGCGTCGTCACGGCTGCGGACATTTTCAGCAGCGACATCGGCATTCGCGATGGCCGCATCGTCGCGCTCGGCTCGCATCTCGAAGCCGGTGCGCGCGAAATCGACGCGGCCGGACGGCATGTGACGCCGGGCGGCGTCGACAGCCATGTTCACTTCGACCAGCCTACCGGCGATGGCTCGATCATGGCCGACGACTTCCTCTCCGGCACCACGTCCGCGGCCTGCGGGGGCACCACCACCGTGATTCCTTTCGCTTGCCAGCAGAAAGGCCATTCGCTGCGCGAAGCGATCGACGACTACCACCGTCGCGCGGGTAAGAAGCCGGTGATCGACTACGCGTTCCATCTGATCGTGACCGACCCGACGCCCGAGATCCTGCGCGACGAGCTGCCCGCGCTGATCGCCGAAGGCTACACGTCGTTCAAGATCTACATGACCTACGACGCGCTCAAGCTAAGCGACCGCGAGATGCTCGACACGCTTTCGGTCGCACGCCGTGAAGGCGCGATGGTGATGATCCATGCGGAAAACGCCGATTGCATCGCATGGCTGACCGAGCGGCTGCTCGCCGCCGGTCACACCGCGCCGCGTTATCACGGGACGTCGCGGCCCATGCTGGTCGAGCGCGAGGCAACGCATCGGGCTATCGCGTTCGCCGAGCTGGTGGATGTGCCGATCCTGATCGTGCACGTGTCGGGCCGCGAAGCGGTCGAACAGATCCGCTGGGCGCAAAGCCAGGGTCTGAAGGTGTACGGCGAGACCTGTCCGCAATATCTGTTTCTGACGGCTGATTCGCTCGGCTGCGACGACAGTTTCGAAGGCGCGAAGTGCATCTGCAGTCCGCCTCCGCGGGACAAGGCCAACCAGCAGGTGATCTGGGACGGACTCGAAAACGGTTCGTTTGAAGTGTTCTCGTCCGATCACGCGCCGTTCCGTTATGACGGCCCGGGCGGCAAGAAGGCGCATGGCGAAGCAGTCTCGTTCGACAAGATCGCCAACGGCATTCCCGGCGTCGAAACGCGTATGGCCTTGCTATGGTCCGAAGGCGTACGCACTGGCCGCATCACGCCGCAAAGCTTCGTTGCGCTGACTGCGACCAACGCGGCGAAGCTCTACGGTCTCTATCCGCGCAAGGGCAGCATCGCGATTGGCGCGGACGCCGACCTCGTCATCTGGGACGAGAGCCGCACGTTTCATGTTGAAAACAGGAAGTTGCATCACAACGTCGATTACACGCCGTATGAAGGCATGCATCTGAGCGCGTGGCCCGCGCTGACGATGTCGCGCGGCGACGTCGTGTGGGACGGCGAAAAGCCTTGCGGCGACGCTGGACGTGGCGAATTCCTGCCGTGCGCACGGCCTGATCCGGCCAGGCCACGCCGCCGGACGACCGAACTGCCGTTATAG